DNA from Ziziphus jujuba cultivar Dongzao chromosome 2, ASM3175591v1:
TATATAAGAGAAGCTTCGGTGCACCACCGGGTGCACATATACCCTTGCTTGAGGGTGTATATACACCCGTGTATTGAAGTCTTTTTTAACTAAAGCTAGTACTACGAAATTTCACAGCAGCAACTCAGCAAAATCTACAGTTTCAATAGTTAAAAGTAAGTTTTGACTGAAATGGCTGCTACGCTGAAGTAATGGAGTTTCCTGTGAACACTTTTGACTCtaaatcagatttttttttttttttaaatactgcaaacaaaataaatttaccaaaaattaacataatagtattttcactttatctttcattttctttaataattaagtaaaatttttgaaattcccatttttaatattttatatattttagtagaAAAATGTTAaacttatttcaaatattttaactattaataataattcaataaaaaacagaagctttttattttattttatttttatatattttagtagaaaaatgttaaagttatttcaaatattttaactattaataataattcaataaaatacggaagcttttattttattttatttcttttctactAGGGAAGTTATTGGTTTTCTTATCCAAATATAGTTATCAAATGTAAAATTTACATGAAACACATAATAGCAGTCAACAAGCAATGAGctttggaaataaaaataaaaataaaaataataataataataataattaaagaaaaatataaaataagttcTTATCCAAATATACACAAATATAAACCTATAATAGCAGTTAAGAAGCTATgagatttgaaattgaaaaataacaataataataataataattaacgaaaaaatatattaaaaaaattagccaTTATGATATTTGGTATACATGGAAAACAAATGTTTTTAGGTACCTGGTGGGAAACAGTCATATGTTGCAAACTACTGTTCATCACAGAAACAGTTTCTTAAGCAGTAAGAAAACGCGTTCACTTTAGTTGGGCTTTCTATATATTGCCAAACTAAACTTCTATTGTTCAAACCTACGCTAAATGATATATTAGTTTTTCACCTTCAAAATACTAGTTTTCTCCAAAGCTCCACTTTAATTTTAGCAGCTTTAGTACTCCTGATCATCATCATATTTGAGACCAAGAATGgaggaaaatttgaaaactgcAGCTCAAAATGGAGACATCAACATGATTTACAAATTACTTGCGGAGGATCCATATGTTCTGGATCGCATCGATGATGTTCCATATATTGATACTCCTGTGCATATAGCAGCTTCTTTTGGTCATGTTCAGTTTGCGAGGGACATTATGAGATTGAAACCATCATTTGCTCGGAAACTAAACCAAGATGGGTTTAGCCCCATGCATTTGGCCTTGCAGAAAGCTCAAACCAAGATGGTTCTTGGATTTCTAAACTATGAAAGCGATCTTGTTCGGGTTCAAGGGAGAGAGGGTAAAACTTCTCTTCATTATGTAGCTGAACAAGGAGATGTTGATCTCTTGACTGAATTCTTATCAGCTTGCCCTCAGAGTATCCAAGATGTGACCATTCAAAATGAGACTGCTTTGCATATTGCAGTGAAGAATAGCCATGTTGATGCTCTTGATTTCTTACTTGGAGGACTACGCCGAGCCTGCTATCGAGGTTCTGGCATCCAAGAGGGAAAAATCATAAACTGGAAGGACGATGAAGGGAACACTGTGCTCCACATTGCAACTGCTATGAATCAATCTCAGGTAAGCCTCTAATCTATTTAGTACTTTTGTTTTAGTATTAGCAGTCTTGAAATTCTGTTCAGAGTGGCTTTGCCTGTGAAGATCTGTCTACTGAAGGACAGTACTCCATTAAATTTGTTAGACTAggctattttaaattgagttcAGCCACTAAATCTTAATCATTGTTGGATCTTCAGGCAGTGAGATTGTTAATAAGTAGTAATATTGAAGTAAATGTCAAGAACTCAAGGGGTTGCACTGCTCTGGATATCTCAGATCCTAACAACGGACAAGTTAGAGAAAATCTGCTCAACCCTGGAGCTTTAACTGCTCAATTACGTCCCCAAGTTTCCAACAACTCCAGAGATCGTCTGAGATCAAATCTGTCATTCAGAGAAAGTACTGCAATATCTCTTTCTCGTTTCAAAAATAATACAAGTAATGATACACGCAATGTGTTCCTAGTAGTTGCGGCGCTGATTGTTGCGGCTACTTTCCAGGCTGGACTAACTCCCCCTGGAAGTTTTTTGCCGGACTTCAATGACGACAAGAGCAATAACACCAATGCTCTGAACATAACTCTTGTTAACACCACAAGTAGAATAAATACCACTGAAATTAGGCTCATTGAAAATGAAGGCAGTTCAAAAGCACATCAAATACGGTCAGTAACTGCATTCATTATAAGTAACTTACTCGTCCTGTTGAACGGCACAACTTTTTTTATTACCATAGGAGTTATATATTTCCTTCTCCCTGATGAGCAAACAAAAAGGCTGCTGTCCTTCCCTTTGTTTGCTTTGGCTGTGTGCTTttcgtctttttttttatttagttatccCATCATAGGAACCGCTGTACATATATCAATGCTACTGGTAGTTCGATTTTTAATCCTGAGATGATAAAGTGGCCTAAAATCTTCAGCCGTTTTTGAGAAACATGAAGACAGATTCTGTGAGAGATAGTTAAAATGATTAGTGAGTGCTATTGTATTATATGTTTTTCGGTCCCAATGCATGTACAAGGTAGGAACCACAGAATGTTGTGCTGTGTATTCCTAATGATGTGATCAAATGTTGTATTCTATGGAATATTTGggaatggaaattttatttatttggttggtTTTGCTCAGTTAGTTTGATTAGTGTAATGGAAACAAATTAGTTTGATGACAAATACAAGTCGCGCGTTTGAATATAAGAAGAGTTGTAAAATTGCCTTACAGAATACATATGCATATCATTATTTTGTTTGGATTTTGAATTCCGGCCAAATTCTGTGGCTAAAAAACCATAAACTTTTAGATATCTGAAGAATGCTATAGAATCAGACCCTTCCCCTGCTCTCCATTCATCAGAGGAGGGAACACCAGTGCAACTAGATGAGACAATttgctgtcttttttttttctttggaccATACATAGAAGATGGACTTGAATTTATACTAATAACATATTAATGATAGATTCTGGTAAATCTAAACTAATTTCTCTATTTATCTCCCTTAGTACGTTGGAGGCAAAACAACCTAGCTTTCAGAGATTGCTTGTCAATTCAGTCAGCTAGACTATTACATTTTGAGGTTGTGTATATGTCATAATGCACACTTCAAAGTGCAAAAGAAGAGCTTGTAATATCATTGACACAGTCAGAAGTTTTGTAAGTAATGTCCTGCACTAGTTTGAGTTGAAACTTTCTGATTTTATGATCACTTAATTGATTCCCAGGTTTCTTGCAGTGGCCAAATAATGATACATAGCTTGGCATTCTGGTGAGGTTACCACCATAAATGGAACAACATTTGCCTGCAAAGCCATTACCTTATTCTTACAAGATTTGGTGGCGACTGTCTCAACTGCACCAGTACATACATGTTCCACCCAACTGGAGGTTTATGCCATCTCCAAGGATGCTAATTGAATGATTATCTATGTTTTATAGAGATTTTTGGATATTTTCGAACTTCTACAGTGACATAGGAAAAATGTCACGACTATGCTATCAcaatcatttttaaataatttaaaatccttAATTTCCTTCAGCAGTAGTACTAATATAAGTAAAGGAAGGAGAAAGGAAATTTGATAATGGATGCAGCTACCTGCAGGAAACCAGTAGGAGGatataatttaatgaatattcatTTACTAGAAACTTTTCTTGAAGTTTCATTCaataaaatctcaaattaaaCTGGGTAATAATGATTCATAAATTATTGAAGAAATCCAATGTTtaaccaaaaatatttgtaGGAAACACTTAAGgactagtaataataatatatattttgatgtcaTCTGTCCCAATCTAACTACTTTTGTTTTATAGAGAAAATAAAGACATTTCTAAGTCAAACTCAAACCCACACTCAACTTTTGTTGTACTTCTGATCATCATCAGTTTGAGACAAGAATGGAAGAAAACTTGAAACTGCTGCTGAGAATGGAGACATCAACGTGATTTACATTTCACTTTCAGAGGATCCATATCTTCTGGATCGCATCGATCATGTTCCATTTATTCATACTCCTTTGCATATAGCAGCTTCTTCCGGTCACATTCAATTTGCAAAGGAGATAATGAGATTGAAACCATCATTTGCTCGGAATCTAAATCAAGAGGGGTTCAGCTCCGTGCATCTAGCAATGCACAATGTCAAACCAAAGTGGTTCTTGGATTTCTAGACACTGAAAACGAACTTGTTCGGGTTCAAGCCAGGAGGGTAGAACTCCTCTTCATTATGTAGCTGAACAAGGAGATGTTgatatcttaattaagttctttTCAGCTTGCCCTCACAGTATCCAAGATAAGACTATTCAAAATGAGACTGCTTTGCATGTTGCAGTGAAAAATCAAAGGTTGACGCTATTTATTTCTTACTAGGAGTACTGCATAGAGCCAACCATGAAGGTTCTAGTatccaaaagagaaaaattataaactgGAAGGATGATGATGGCAACACTGTGCTCCACGTTGCAACCACTATAAATCAACCACAAGTAAGGCTCTAATccatttagtattttttttgtttttttttgtttttttaagccATGAACATTAATCTTAACATCTTCTTGGCTAAACGTTATTCATTAATCGATAAACGTAGACAGAGTCAGTGAGAGTGTTAAAATCTATGATATCTTAGATCCAATTATACGAACAAAGGAGGAAATAGAGAATGTGTGAATATCTACTTATCATGATGTGTGAATATCTACTTAATCATGACATGATCAAATGGCAtattcttgtaatatttctgaATGTAAATTTCTTTTGTTGATTGGCTTTGCTTATTTGTTTGATCAAATTCCAATGTGAGATGCAACATTCTCTAATCACTAAATGCagctaaaagaaaaattaaattcccgaacttttttttttttttccccttatgcATTGCCTACGAGAAGGTCATAGTCAACCTCCTAACATACAAACTCGCTCATCCAAGctcctttgttttcttttgccaGAAAAAAAGATGGGTGGTTTTCACAAACCTTGAGAGGCTATCCTTTTTTCATCGTGGTTTCAAACATTGATTTGTCATTTTGGTTTATTggtttgtttctgtttttgatgttttctttatttcagaaaatttcaaatggaaaaaCAGATCAAGGGAAGGAAGAAAATTCCCTGTATAATTCCTGTACCATCGTTGTCATGTAATGTTCCTAAGTCCGTTTCCATCTTGGCGTGTTTCAACGAATGCTATTACTTCTACACATGCATGAGCTCTACAGTCTACATTCATGCAGGAAAATGGAAAATCAACTTCTCCAATCAATTTTCTGGCCTCAGTTTTCTTCTGCAGACCCGCAGGCCAGTCAACTCCATTCCCAACGCATTTCTATTGTTCCTCTCTTCATTACAGATTTCCTTTCCCCCAGACAACCCAAAAACCCGGTCTTTGTGTCTTTTCTTCCCCCTTTTACTCTCTCATTTCTCATTTTCTTCAACCTGAACCAAAGAGAGTCgcatatatataatacagaACAAGAAATAGCGAAGGGAAATCTTCTACACTAAGCAAAAATGGTCTGGTACATGGTCAAAGCATTTCTATGCAATATCTTGGCAATGCAATgccattggagatgctctaaagttaaacaaaatgaatatcctaaaaatgtaaaaattaatgtgaattttctttttcttttttttttaataatttctaaaaattgtaattctcaaaactttaagaaaagaaatggcAAAATGAGTTGCATACAAACCCACGCCGAGCATCTTCTATTTTTACATATGGTTGGTATCACACGTCATGTATACAAAAAGGattagctgaaaaaaaaaaaaaaaaaaaaaaagggggtcaaATAGGGATGGTGTTTAATTAGAATTCGGGATGGGTTTATGAATTAACTCGGGAGTAATCTTCCCTGGTTTTGAGTTATGAACAGGggccttttacttttttttttttttttctctttcatttattttattttatttaatacttAAATGAATGAACAAGGCTTTCAAGGTTTCTCAATTATTTCATCCAATTATCAAGAATGTTATAATATGTGGAATGTTATAAGAGAATACCCCCAtttcataaattcttttatgttataatttGTGGAATGTTATAAGAGAATACCCATTTCATAAATTCTTTTAGTCATGTCactaaatattcaaataaaattataaatatatttatatatatagttatagttattataaaataaaaataaataaaaaagaatgatacatatagttcttcttcttcttcttccctttctttttttttttttttttttttttttttggtgaaaacatATAGTTCTTCTtgaccaaaaaaaccaaaaccaaaaccaaattaTATAAACCTATAAATACGATCCTCCTTCAAATAATTACTCCAAATGATCAACCAATGATATtcacgcaaaaaaaaaaaatgatcaaccatgattattattacatcACACGCAAATTATATTTGCCAAGGACAGCAAATAGCCcaaaagatagagaaagagaatcCAACTGAGAAGCTTTCTTATTTGGCCTTTGGAGAGTAAAGCCGAACCAACAGCAGCCATGGTTGCAGCCAAAAGGTGTGATGATGCTGTAAAAATATAGAAAGGAGATAACCTTCAATCCGAACAACATAACTGCTTCTTTGACAGACCTAAATGGTGCACGAGTGTCAATCTCCGCCCGCCCAGCTACCACGGCAGCATTGCTTTCTTCTCCGTCCATTTTCCGAATATTTGCTGTGAATTGTATTTGTCAATGAGCAGGTTTTCTTTTCAAAGAGATAAACACAATGCTGATCGATGGGACTTACTGAAAGTCAAATGGATTGATAGAGGTGGTGACAAAGATCTGCTTTTTATATACCAAATTAAGAGAGAGGTTTGTTGCTAATgggatatgatttttatttttattttaattcttttgggtTTCTTTAAAGGTGGTTAATTAAAATCATGGGGATTTTGTTTTCTTCGCGTCCACTTCACTggaattttgttaattgagGTTGACAAGGGTGGTTGGACCATCTTGATTCTGTTTGTTATGCCTTCATTAGACCTGCTTCTGTTTCACTAGATATACTCTCCTCTATGGGCTCCACTAAGAGAGAAGTTCCAATTAATCCCAACaagtacaaaaaattaaaaaaaattaaaaaaaaatggcaaattcTTTTAATGCTTTCAGGTTCAATTAAAGAGGATTTGCAAATTCTTTTATGGATAAAAACGAAAATCGATGAATgtgtaaaaatgaaataaaagaaaacaaaaaaggaaatttggaCGACTCGGTGCTGATTGGTTGTGCTTGTGGGTTCCTTTTTTGGGCTTGTGTGGGTTACCCAAACCTTGTTGACCAATTTAGATTTGATTCTGGTTTTAGAAAACCCAAACCTTATTGATGAATCCAGCCCAAAACTTTGATAGGCCACCTGTACAACGGATTCGTAAAAGAGTCCATGCAGTTGAAATTCCAAccgtgaaattatttttacggGCATCGTCCTCGTTGCTTTGGGAGGAAGAAAAATGACGTTGAAAGTGGACGTCACAAGTTTGACTtgtccaaaaagaaaagaaaaagtagtaaATTTACTTTTCCAAAGAGAAAAGATGAAGTATAAAACTTTAAAGCAAAAATGCAgtttaatacttttatttttataatttgtcattttattagttataattttttttaatatttaatatatttttttatttttaaaatattatacttaATCTAAATCTGTTAAATTATAATGGAAATCGTGAAAATGATCAGATGCATCTCACgtgatttcaaaattaatttttttttccaaatttttatttaaaattcaaaagctttatcttcctttttttttaaagaaaaatataaaataagtttttatccaaatatacactaatataaacatataatagcAGTTAAGAAGCTACgagatttgaaattgaaaaataacaataataataataataataattaatgaaaaaatatattaaaaaaattagccaTTATGATATTTGGTCTACATGGAAAACAAATGTTTTTAGATATCTAGTAGGAAACAATCATATGTTGCAAACTACTGCTCATCATAGAAACAGTTTCTTAAGCAATAAGAAAACGCGTTCACTTTAGCTGGGCTTTCTATATATTGCCAAACTAAACTTCTATTGTTCAAACCTACGCTAAATGATATATTAGTTTTTCACCTTCAAAATACTAGTTTTCTCCAAAGCTCCATTTTAATTTTAGCAGCTTTAGTACTcctaatcatcatcatatttcaGACCAAGAATGgaggaaaatttgaaaactgcAGCTCAAAATGGAGACATCAACATGATTTACAAATTACTTGGGGAGGATCCATATGTTCTGGATAGCATCGATGATGTTCCATATATTGATACGCCTTTGCATATAGCAGCTTCTTTTGGTCATGTTCAGTTTGTGAGGGAGATTATGAGATTGAAACCATCATTTGCTCGGAAACTAAACCAAGATGGGTTTAGCCCCATGCATTTGGCCTTGCAGAATGGTCAAACCAAGATGGTTCTTGGATTTCTAAACTATGAAAGCGATCTTGTTCAGGTTCAAGGGAGAGAGGGTAAAACTTCTCTTCATTATGTAGCTGAACAAGGAGATGTTGATCTCTTGACTAAATTCTTATCAGCTTGCCCTCAGAGTATCCAAAATGTGACCATTCAAAATGAGACTGCTTTGCATATTGCAGTGAAGAATCACAAGGTTGATACTCTTGATTTCTTGCTTGGAGGACTACGTTGAGCATACCATCAAGGTTCTCACATCCAAGAGAGAATAATCATAAACTGGAAGGATGATGAAGGGAACACTGTGCTCCACTTGGCAACCGCTCTGAATCAACCACAGGTTAGGCTTTAATCCATTTAGTACTTTTGTTTTAGTATTAGTAGTCTTGAAATTCGGATTCAGGGTGGCTTTGCCTCTGGACAACGGTTTATTGAAGGACAGTAATCCCTTTAAATTTGTTAAGCTAGGCTATTATAAATTGAGTTTAGCCACTAAATCTTTATCATTTTTTGGATCTTCAGGCAGTGAGATTGCTAATAAATTGTAATATTGAAGTAAATGTCAAGAACTCAATGGGTTTGACTGCTCTAGATATCTCAGATCCTAACAGCGGACAAGTTAGAGAAACTCTACTCAAAGCTGGAGCTTTAAATGCTCAATCACTTCCCCAAGTTTCCAACAACTCCAGAGATCGTCTGAGATCAAATTTGTCATCCAATGAAGGTGCTGTAACATCTCTTACTCGTAGTAGAAATAATGTAAGTAATGATACACGCAATGTGTTCCTAGTAGTTGCAACGCTGATTGTTACGGCGACATTCTAGGCTGCACTAACTCCCCCTGCAAGTATTTGGCTAGACTGCAACAAcgacaataacaataacaacaatgtTCTGAACATAACTCTAGTTAACACTACAAGTAGAATTAATACTACTGAAATTTAGATCAATAAAAATGAAGTAAGTTCAAAAGCACACCAACTATGGACACTAACGAAGGCaggtttaaataaattttacatgctATTAAACGGCGTAACGTTTTTTGGTACCATAACGATTATCTATTTCCTTTTCCCTACTGGGAAAATAAAGGACCTGCTGTTCTTCCCTATACTTAGTTTTGTGATGTGCTATATATATTCTTGGGTAATCCCTTGTCCCAACAAAATCATTTTTCCTTTGTCAATTTTGCTGctatatttattatatcatatttGGATGATGGGGAAGCTTATAACCatcaaaatttttctaaaaagtcTTAAGCCAGATTCTGTGAGAGATCGTTAAAATGATTAGTGAGTGCTATTGTATTATCTGTTTTTTGGTCCCAATGTATGTACGAGGTAGGAACCACAGAATGTTGTGCTGGAACCACAGAATGTTGTGCTGGAACCACAGAATGTTGTGCCGTGTATTCCTAATGATATGATCAAATGTTGTATTCTATGGAATATTTTggaatggaaattttatttatttggctaCTGAGAATGGGGACATCAACATGATTTACATTTCACTTTCGGAGGATCCATATCTCCTGGATCATATCGATCATGTTCTATTTATTCATACTCCTTTGCATATAGCAGCTTCTTCCTGTCCCGTTCAGTTTGTAAAGGAGATAATGAGATTGTATCCGTCATTTGCTCGGAAACTAAATCAAGAAGGGTTCAGCCCCATGCATGCAGCATTGCACGATGGTCAAACCAAAGTGGTTCTTGGATTTCTAGACACTGAAAGTGAACTTGTTCTGGTTCAAGGCAGGGAAGgtagaactcctctccaatatGTGGCTGAACAAGGAGATGTTGATCTCTTGATTAAGTTATCATCAGATTGCCCTTAAAGTATCCAAGATAAGACCATTCAAAATGAGACTGCTTTGCATATTGCAGTGAAAAATCACAAGGTTGACACTCTTGATTTCTTACTTTGAGAACTGCAAGAGCCTACCATGAAGGTTCTGACATCCATGAGAGAAAAATCATAAACTGGAAGGATGATGATGGGAACACTGTGCTCCACGTTGCAACCACTAAGAATCAGCCCCAAGTAAGGCTCTaatccatttattaattttttaagccATGAACATTAATCTGTATAACTTGTTAAGCTAGGCTACAATAAATTTTGTTAAGCCACTAAATAAACATCATTTGTTGGATGTTCAGGGAGTGACATTCCAAGAACTCAAGAGGTTGCGTCACTGATTGAACTCAAGAGGTAGTGAGCATCCAATTAATAGTATATTGAAGTTAATGTCAAGAACTCAAAGGTATGATTGCTCCAGATATTTCAAATCCAAACAACAGACAAGTTAGGGAAACTCTACTTCATGCCCATGCTTTAGATGCTCTTGGAGGAGCTTGGCAGGACGACAATAACAATACCTCGACCAACAACACTCTTAACATAACTCTTCTCATCACAACTAGCAATCTTAATAATACCACAACAATCTCAGAACCACACCAAGTAGGGATGGTAACCATGTCGAGTCACTCTGTACATGTTTTCTTTGTCATTAACATCATAACGCTACCTACTACTACACTGGTTATCTATTTCCTAATCCCTAGAGAAGAAATGAGTTGGCTGATGAGAATCCCTATCCATTTTTTCACCATCTGCTATATGTTTTCTTGGCTAATCATATCTCCTGATACTACAATAtttgttattgtattttttggCACCGATATACCCAACAGGTTTATTTGGTTACTCCAGCAAATCCTTTATTCTGGGGAAGTTAATAAAATCTGGAGACAGATTCAGCGAGATAGTTAAAATGGGAGAAACCCGAGAATGTAGGATTAGTGTATGGGaatggcttctttttttttatgtgaaaaaATATAGGGCCTTGTATCCAAATATAAGCACAATTGTAAATGGCCTAGCAGAATACGTGTATATCATCATGTAAATGGCCTATCTTTTTCTAATCTTAGGCGAGTATAGAAATTCAGGTTTAGGATGATTT
Protein-coding regions in this window:
- the LOC107404177 gene encoding ankyrin repeat-containing protein BDA1-like isoform X1, translating into MEENLKTAAQNGDINMIYKLLAEDPYVLDRIDDVPYIDTPVHIAASFGHVQFARDIMRLKPSFARKLNQDGFSPMHLALQKAQTKMVLGFLNYESDLVRVQGREGKTSLHYVAEQGDVDLLTEFLSACPQSIQDVTIQNETALHIAVKNSHVDALDFLLGGLRRACYRGSGIQEGKIINWKDDEGNTVLHIATAMNQSQAVRLLISSNIEVNVKNSRGCTALDISDPNNGQVRENLLNPGALTAQLRPQVSNNSRDRLRSNLSFRESTAISLSRFKNNTSNDTRNVFLVVAALIVAATFQAGLTPPGSFLPDFNDDKSNNTNALNITLVNTTSRINTTEIRLIENEGSSKAHQIRSVTAFIISNLLVLLNGTTFFITIGVIYFLLPDEQTKRLLSFPLFALAVCFSSFFLFSYPIIGTAVHISMLLVVRFLILR
- the LOC107404177 gene encoding ankyrin repeat-containing protein BDA1-like isoform X2 gives rise to the protein MEENLKTAAQNGDINMIYKLLAEDPYVLDRIDDVPYIDTPVHIAASFGHVQFARDIMRLKPSFARKLNQDGFSPMHLALQKAQTKMVLGFLNYESDLVRVQGREGKTSLHYVAEQGDVDLLTEFLSACPQSIQDVTIQNETALHIAVKNSHVDALDFLLGGLRRACYRGSGIQEGKIINWKDDEGNTVLHIATAMNQSQAVRLLISSNIEVNVKNSRGCTALDISDPNNGQVRENLLNPGALTAQLRPQVSNNSRDRLRSNLSFRESTAISLSRFKNNTSNDTRNVFLVVAALIVAATFQAGLTPPGSFLPDFNDDKSNNTNALNITLVNTTSRINTTEIRLIENEGSSKAHQIRFLAVAK